The Gillisia sp. Hel_I_86 genome has a segment encoding these proteins:
- the msrB gene encoding peptide-methionine (R)-S-oxide reductase MsrB, whose product MKKYTIEKSEEEWKQELSEEQYRVLRQKGTETPNSGKYNLHFEHGEYQCAACKTKLFESNHKFESGCGWPSFDDAIEGTIEYVQDKTFGMLRTEVLCANCGSHLGHVFNDGPTPTGQRFCVNSASIDFNKKP is encoded by the coding sequence ATGAAAAAGTATACTATAGAAAAATCGGAAGAAGAATGGAAGCAAGAACTTTCTGAAGAACAATACAGGGTGCTTAGGCAGAAAGGAACCGAAACTCCAAATTCCGGGAAATACAATCTTCATTTCGAGCATGGGGAATATCAATGTGCGGCCTGCAAAACAAAACTCTTTGAAAGCAACCATAAATTTGAAAGCGGTTGCGGATGGCCAAGTTTCGATGATGCCATAGAAGGAACTATAGAATATGTGCAGGACAAAACATTTGGAATGCTAAGAACAGAGGTTCTTTGCGCCAATTGTGGAAGTCATTTAGGTCATGTATTTAATGATGGCCCTACCCCCACGGGTCAAAGATTTTGTGTAAATTCAGCAAGTATAGATTTTAATAAAAAACCATAA
- a CDS encoding collagen-like protein produces MKKSATLIICAFFALVSCSDDSVQGPPGPPGPSGENGFIGTAIDLTGDFTAANSYTLELFFNDPEINLEVLESDAVLVYVKASDGEDSNGNPVEIYNPLPQTYFLSNKTVQYNFDFTYEDVYIFIDGINTDGTPLDFAALAPAFRLNQKFRIIVLPANFAQTRQQLDLNNMNAVMKALNIREADVIKAN; encoded by the coding sequence ATGAAAAAATCAGCTACTCTTATTATATGTGCTTTTTTTGCACTCGTCTCGTGTTCCGATGATAGCGTACAAGGACCTCCTGGACCTCCTGGGCCCTCTGGAGAAAATGGTTTTATTGGAACCGCAATTGATTTGACTGGAGATTTTACAGCTGCTAATTCCTATACACTTGAATTATTTTTTAATGATCCTGAAATAAATTTAGAGGTACTTGAATCGGATGCTGTATTAGTATACGTAAAAGCCTCCGATGGGGAAGACTCTAACGGAAATCCCGTTGAAATATATAATCCTCTACCTCAAACATACTTCTTAAGCAATAAAACTGTTCAATATAATTTTGACTTCACTTACGAAGATGTATATATATTTATAGACGGGATCAATACAGATGGTACACCCTTAGATTTCGCTGCATTAGCTCCAGCTTTTAGATTGAATCAAAAATTCAGGATTATTGTTTTACCAGCAAATTTCGCTCAGACTAGGCAACAGTTAGATTTAAATAATATGAATGCCGTAATGAAGGCATTGAATATTAGGGAAGCAGATGTTATTAAAGCAAATTAG